One window from the genome of Bdellovibrio sp. NC01 encodes:
- a CDS encoding heavy-metal-associated domain-containing protein yields MKAILLTVLLSTFSFAAHAAQTETVGVKGMVCSFCAQGITKKFKEQPEVENVDVSLENKYVKLTYKDGKTLSHDKIESLLKEAGYEVSFDKK; encoded by the coding sequence ATGAAAGCAATCTTACTAACAGTTCTTCTTTCAACGTTTTCTTTTGCAGCCCACGCTGCACAAACTGAAACAGTCGGCGTGAAGGGGATGGTGTGTTCATTCTGCGCTCAAGGCATTACGAAAAAATTTAAAGAACAGCCTGAAGTTGAAAATGTTGATGTCAGTCTTGAAAATAAATACGTGAAGTTGACCTATAAAGACGGCAAAACTCTTTCGCATGATAAAATCGAATCTCTTTTGAAAGAGGCGGGTTATGAAGTTAGCTTCGACAAAAAATAG